The segment ACGAACTGGGGCAGGAATGCCAGGAAGAAAAGAGATACTTTGGGATTCAACAGATTCATGAAGATCCCTCTTTTATAGAGACGACTATAATCGGTTTCTTTTATTGAATCAGAAGCTAACAGATAATCTCCCTCTTTCAGGGCCTTCAGTGCAAGGTAGATCAGGTAAGCTGCTCCAAGGTATTTTACAATTGAAAAGGCAAGAGCGGATTTGTATAAGATAGCAGAGATTCCCACTGCTGCAGCAGTGGTGTGGAACAATATCCCTGTGCAAAGACCTAATGCTGTTGCTATACCTGCCTTTTTACCTTCGGAAATGCTTTGTGTTGTCACAAAGATCATATCCGGCCCTGGCAAGACAGTAAATGCCACTGATGCTGCAACAAAATAGATCAATTGCGAAGTTTCAATCAATATCTTTCCTCTTTTTCTGCTACTAATGAAGCTATCTATAAATGTGTTGGTTATAGATTCATTTCATTTTTAGCATATTAACGTAACTGAAAGGAGAGACTTAAAGTCATACTTAACTCGATATTCTCAATCCACACTTATATATCCATCTTTCTTAACAGGAACCCTGACGAATACTTATATTAATTTTAACTGTCAAAATCACAATATCATGCAACAAACTTCCCTCACCATAAAAGAGATAAAAAACCTTGGCTACTACGATTTCATGAGCTACCTTGGAGTTCCATATTTTCACGTGGGTGGCCTGACATCAACGAAGGAGCTGGCTGAACTCTGCCAGATCAACGAGGAAAGCAAGGTGTTGATGGTAGGATGTGGAGCAGGCTTCAGTGCATGTTTTGTGGCTCAGAACTTTGGCTGTTCCGTTGTTGGTGTGGACATTGCAGAAGTGTCCATCAGGAAAGCAAACGAGAGAGCAAAGGCATTGGGTCTTGAGGACAAAGCGGAATTCCGTATAGGTGATGCCTATGACCTGCCATTTGAAGCTGATACTTTTGATATTGTCATCACAGAGTTCGTATCACAATTCCTAGACACTGAAAGAGCATACAGGGAATTTGTACGTGTGTTGAAACCCGGGGGTATGGTGGGGATCAATGAGATGTATAGTGATGCAGATATGCCTCCGGAAGTTACAGAAAAGATCAGGGAAGCTGAACGTATCTTCAGCGAGATCACACAGCTGCCTTTTTCACTTCCATCACCTGAAGACTGGAAGTCATGGCTTGAAGGGGCAGGATTGAGCGATGTTCAGGTGCATAAACATAAGGTCTCTGTAAACTTAAAGGAATTCGAGCTGGTGGCTAAAGCATTGGGAGGTTACGGGAAATTTGCCCGATTGTTCATCAGTTTGATGATAGGAATGACCAGATACACCATCTCAAGTAGGAAGATAAGGGACAGGTTCAGAAAGCTCAGCAAGGGCAAAGGAATCCTGATGAGGAACAGGTCCACTTCGAAGCATGTGGGGTATGCACTTGCTGTTGGTAGAAAATGACGTATAAATCTTTATATTGTGATCTAACTTATTAGCAGAGTAGAGTTTCATTGTATCTTCCAGGGTGCCTATATGACCACTGATACTAACCGTCC is part of the Methanococcoides methylutens MM1 genome and harbors:
- a CDS encoding class I SAM-dependent methyltransferase; translation: MQQTSLTIKEIKNLGYYDFMSYLGVPYFHVGGLTSTKELAELCQINEESKVLMVGCGAGFSACFVAQNFGCSVVGVDIAEVSIRKANERAKALGLEDKAEFRIGDAYDLPFEADTFDIVITEFVSQFLDTERAYREFVRVLKPGGMVGINEMYSDADMPPEVTEKIREAERIFSEITQLPFSLPSPEDWKSWLEGAGLSDVQVHKHKVSVNLKEFELVAKALGGYGKFARLFISLMIGMTRYTISSRKIRDRFRKLSKGKGILMRNRSTSKHVGYALAVGRK
- a CDS encoding LysE family translocator, with product MIETSQLIYFVAASVAFTVLPGPDMIFVTTQSISEGKKAGIATALGLCTGILFHTTAAAVGISAILYKSALAFSIVKYLGAAYLIYLALKALKEGDYLLASDSIKETDYSRLYKRGIFMNLLNPKVSLFFLAFLPQFVNLQAGSVSTQMGVLGIVFMVQAIVVFSIISVFAGSIGTKILERPKVGLYVNWMKASIFSVIGIKLALSHR